From the genome of Vicia villosa cultivar HV-30 ecotype Madison, WI linkage group LG2, Vvil1.0, whole genome shotgun sequence, one region includes:
- the LOC131649450 gene encoding uncharacterized protein LOC131649450, whose amino-acid sequence MSNLTKLDFGALDISGKNYLTWALDAEIHLSAEGHGDTIKEGNKSSDQQKAKAMIFLHRHLHEDLKNEYLTVTDPHVLWKNLKDRYDHQKTVILPKARYEWMHLRLQDFKSQQYREKGFIKYSDLISCLLVAKQNNELLMKNHEARPTGTTPFPEVNVARHDHYRKNRGRGRAYARGRGRNYAHGLGFDRGRNGNHKNTYFHPKWKNVEKNEKEGQSSKTNENICYRCGGKGHWSRTCRTPKHLVDLYQKSLKNKKENIETHFANEDDDPDYGNMDVTHLDIGDFFADPDGKIDHLIGDGSVKK is encoded by the exons ATGTCAAATCTTACAAAATTAGATTTTGGGGCTCTTGATATTTCGGGAAAGAACTATTTGACATGGGCCCTAGACGCCGAAATTCATTTAAGCGCAGAAGGTCACGGTGACACTATTAAAGAAGGAAATAaatcatctgatcaacaaaaggcAAAAGCCATGATATTCCTTCATCGTCACCTTCACGAGGATCTTAAAAATGAGTATCTTACCGTAACTGACCCACATGTCTTGTGGAAAAATTTGAAAGATAGATATGATCATCAAAAAACGGTTATCTTACCAAAAGCTCGATATGAATGGATGCATTTACGTTTGCAGGATTTTAAAAGT CAGCAGTATCGAGAAAAGGGGTTTATTAAATATTCTGACCTAATATCTTGTCTCCTTGTGGCTAAGCAAAATAATGAACTATTGATGAAAAATCACGAGGCCCGTCCCACTGGTACAACTCCATTCCCAGAAGTGAATGTGGCAAGGCACGACCACTATAGGAAAAATCGTGGTCGCGGTCGTGCATACGCACGTGGTCGTGGTCGTAATTATGCTCATGGTCTTGGTTTTGATCGTGGTCGCAATGGGAATCATAAAAACACATATTTCCACCCGAAGTGGAAAAAtgttgaaaagaatgaaaaagagggtcAGAGTagcaaaacaaatgaaaatatcTGCTATCGTTGTGGAGGAAAAGGTCATTGGAGTCGCACTTGTCGTACTCCAAAACACCTTGTTGATCTTTATCAAAAATCactgaaaaataaaaaggaaaatatcGAGACTCACTTtgctaatgaagatgatgatccaGATTATGGTAATATGGATGTTACCCATTTAGATATTGGTGACTTCTTTGCTGATCCAGATggaaaaattgatcaccttattgGAGATGGAAGCGTCAAGAAATAA